The Natronoglycomyces albus genome has a segment encoding these proteins:
- a CDS encoding cell division protein CrgA: MPKSRVRKKKNYSATGTARSQSTGDANEPSPQWVPITAVSLIAFGIGWLVLFYLSGGAYPVAAWQYWNLAVGFSAMVAALIVLSKWK, translated from the coding sequence ATGCCAAAGTCACGAGTTCGCAAGAAGAAAAACTACTCAGCTACTGGCACTGCCCGCTCACAATCGACCGGCGATGCCAATGAGCCCAGCCCGCAGTGGGTACCGATCACGGCAGTCTCGCTGATCGCGTTCGGCATCGGATGGCTCGTGCTGTTCTACCTCTCCGGCGGTGCCTACCCAGTCGCCGCGTGGCAGTACTGGAACCTGGCCGTGGGCTTCTCCGCCATGGTCGCCGCCCTCATCGTCCTCTCGAAGTGGAAATAG
- a CDS encoding PLP-dependent aminotransferase family protein encodes MSATDVISFSRGAPSLDIVDIEGIKTASRKALEEDPGAIAGYGNAYGFPKMREWLANKHKVSVDNVLVTNGSLQADAFLFDLMVNEDTPVIVERPTYDRTLLGLRQRKGQLHPVTVDDDGINVEELEALLKSGVRPALAHIIPNFQNPAGVTLSETKRRRLLELASEYDFMIFEDDPYLDIRFRGESLPTMQEMDHNDRVVYASSFSKTVCPGLRTGYMIGPKEFIDRVAKLAGTVYIAPNNFAQATIYQFAASGDIDRSIATVCQALEERVDQLATSLRKHLPQAEFVTPDGGYFLWVDLGEGVDVAKVAPRAAELGVQVVKGTDFVLQGGESSLRLAYSAVPAERIDEGVRLLAQAVEETKA; translated from the coding sequence ATGTCTGCTACTGACGTAATTTCGTTCTCACGTGGTGCTCCCTCACTCGACATCGTCGACATCGAGGGCATCAAAACCGCTTCGAGGAAGGCACTGGAGGAAGATCCCGGTGCGATTGCTGGCTACGGCAACGCCTACGGCTTCCCCAAGATGCGCGAATGGCTGGCCAACAAGCACAAGGTGAGCGTGGACAACGTCCTAGTCACCAACGGCTCGCTGCAAGCCGACGCCTTCCTGTTCGATCTGATGGTCAACGAGGACACTCCGGTGATCGTGGAGCGTCCCACCTATGACCGCACCCTGCTGGGACTGCGGCAACGCAAAGGGCAGCTGCACCCAGTCACGGTAGATGACGACGGCATCAACGTCGAGGAACTAGAGGCGCTACTCAAAAGCGGAGTGCGCCCGGCGCTGGCCCACATCATCCCGAACTTCCAAAACCCGGCCGGGGTGACGCTGTCGGAAACCAAGCGACGGCGTCTGCTGGAGCTGGCCTCCGAATACGACTTCATGATCTTCGAAGACGACCCGTACCTGGACATCCGTTTCCGGGGCGAGTCACTGCCGACGATGCAGGAGATGGACCACAACGATCGGGTCGTGTACGCCTCTTCGTTCTCCAAGACGGTCTGTCCGGGCCTGCGTACCGGTTACATGATCGGCCCGAAGGAGTTCATCGACCGGGTGGCGAAGCTGGCCGGGACGGTATACATCGCGCCGAACAACTTCGCGCAGGCGACGATCTACCAATTCGCGGCCTCTGGTGATATCGACCGGTCGATCGCGACGGTATGTCAGGCGCTAGAGGAGCGTGTCGACCAGCTGGCGACAAGCTTGCGTAAACACCTGCCACAAGCAGAATTCGTCACGCCCGATGGCGGCTACTTCCTGTGGGTGGACCTAGGCGAAGGCGTGGACGTGGCCAAGGTGGCACCGCGCGCCGCCGAGCTGGGCGTGCAGGTAGTCAAAGGCACCGACTTTGTGCTCCAAGGCGGGGAATCCTCGCTGCGACTGGCGTACTCGGCGGTTCCGGCCGAACGCATCGACGAGGGTGTACGACTGCTGGCACAAGCGGTCGAGGAGACCAAGGCGTAG
- a CDS encoding rhomboid family intramembrane serine protease: MDNAQSVPVCYRHKKKETYIRCVRCDRPICPDCMTEAPVGYQCPDCVSEGRKSMRQARSTFGGSVSGANGLATKTLIGINLAVFIATIAVSGVGVFQGGASQLHLAGAMYNAPGYFLVSLFGTEFELSSVSSGGYYRMVTSMFLHFGIMHLAFNMVVLWILGRVLERDLGSARFVALYFVAGLGGSVLTYLFADPQTLSAGASGAIFGLFGALVVINRKLSRDNSGLYILLGLNLAITFIVPNISWTAHIGGLISGAACGAILAFTPRQQRRTVPWILFAALVVVMVMLTLWQTGNLNPSTTTVV; this comes from the coding sequence ATGGACAACGCGCAGTCAGTACCGGTCTGTTACCGGCACAAGAAAAAGGAAACCTACATCCGCTGTGTCCGCTGTGACCGGCCGATCTGTCCTGACTGCATGACCGAGGCTCCCGTGGGCTACCAATGCCCCGACTGTGTCTCCGAAGGTCGAAAGTCGATGCGGCAAGCGCGCTCGACCTTCGGAGGCAGCGTCTCGGGGGCGAACGGCCTTGCGACAAAGACACTCATCGGCATAAACCTGGCCGTGTTTATCGCAACCATCGCCGTGAGCGGCGTCGGCGTCTTCCAGGGTGGAGCCTCGCAGCTGCACTTGGCCGGTGCCATGTACAACGCGCCCGGATACTTCCTCGTTTCCCTGTTCGGCACCGAGTTCGAACTGTCATCTGTTTCCTCCGGCGGCTATTACCGCATGGTCACCTCGATGTTCTTGCACTTCGGGATCATGCACTTGGCCTTCAACATGGTCGTCTTGTGGATTCTGGGGCGAGTGCTGGAACGCGACCTAGGCTCGGCGCGTTTTGTCGCGCTCTACTTCGTGGCGGGCCTGGGCGGCTCCGTCCTCACCTACCTCTTTGCCGACCCGCAGACCCTTTCAGCGGGTGCCTCAGGTGCGATCTTTGGACTCTTCGGCGCATTGGTGGTCATCAACCGCAAGCTCAGCCGCGACAATTCGGGGCTGTACATTCTGTTGGGCCTCAACCTCGCGATTACCTTTATCGTCCCGAATATTTCCTGGACAGCCCATATCGGTGGCCTCATCTCCGGTGCCGCATGCGGCGCGATCCTGGCTTTCACTCCCCGACAGCAGCGCCGGACGGTGCCTTGGATACTGTTCGCCGCCTTGGTTGTTGTCATGGTGATGCTGACTCTGTGGCAGACCGGAAACCTCAACCCGAGCACGACAACGGTCGTCTAG
- a CDS encoding response regulator gives MRVVVADDAVLIRSGLVALLEEFHCQVVATVGDGDAYVEAVAEHRPDVSVVDVRMPPSFTDEGLRAAIKARRAVAGTPILILSQYVEVSYADDLLADGHGAFGYLLKDRVIDAEDFMASLRRVAAGQTVFDPQVVSQLMVRRSTTDPLSGLTPREREVLSLMAEGKANRTIGRELVISDGAVEKHIRNIFTKLDLGADNGDQHRRVMAVLAHLRQ, from the coding sequence ATGCGAGTAGTGGTAGCCGACGACGCGGTGCTGATCCGCTCAGGACTAGTGGCGCTGCTGGAGGAATTCCACTGCCAAGTCGTGGCCACCGTGGGCGACGGCGATGCCTACGTCGAGGCTGTCGCCGAGCATCGACCCGACGTGTCGGTGGTGGACGTGCGGATGCCGCCCTCGTTCACTGACGAAGGGCTCCGGGCCGCTATCAAAGCACGGCGGGCGGTGGCGGGCACCCCAATTTTGATCCTGTCGCAATACGTCGAGGTCTCCTACGCCGATGACCTCCTCGCCGACGGTCACGGCGCCTTTGGGTACCTGCTGAAAGACCGAGTCATCGACGCGGAGGACTTCATGGCCTCGTTGCGCCGAGTAGCCGCTGGCCAGACAGTGTTCGATCCGCAAGTGGTCTCCCAATTGATGGTTCGGCGCAGCACGACAGACCCCTTGTCCGGACTCACGCCACGGGAGCGAGAGGTCCTTTCCCTCATGGCCGAAGGGAAGGCAAATCGCACGATCGGTCGCGAACTGGTGATCAGTGACGGTGCCGTGGAGAAACACATCCGCAACATATTCACCAAGCTCGACCTCGGGGCCGACAATGGCGACCAGCATCGTCGCGTTATGGCCGTTCTTGCGCATCTTCGGCAGTGA
- a CDS encoding DUF4192 domain-containing protein, with protein sequence MTNSATDIKLRKPEELITVIPYLLGFHPEHSLVVVGMAGQEVRCVVRTDVPDSGTPSSPGTEGGPSSNSARGRQRHKTAACAGPSDEDCPAPVTQTHRACECRMRATATKIRRRTDNNGPARPWKQGASKAGVPGRLGTNPNGAPAGIAALNRMLRSRGCTGTPRPSDEVAAAPEVDLAPADGSVSATAEPPTRPATETAAEPSPPQPVESGKAPTPIRRLGGTTEIATVPTVELVNDFDVMYLPDPDQDAPPASISYPDLSAFLLENGCDRAILVGYGAKSPVKRAVGRFGTRLAACGVKVVAGLRVWGDRWWSVQCEKDDCCTKQGRPIPETSAAATSLISMGSAALSSREEMAGQLRRVDEETYRQVRKATGELLTEQLDDVRDWSEVVADEIAAVGFWMDQKHLPPVSDIAALSLSLADTHVRGAALERINREPGSGRLDLWVWLVRHMDDAFVAPAATLAGFCAYRLGNGIFATMALERALQSDPQYKLAEILLKLLRSGVSPETLGQLLEGPSLEGPSLVT encoded by the coding sequence ATGACAAACTCAGCAACAGATATCAAACTGCGCAAACCAGAAGAACTCATCACAGTTATCCCATATCTTCTCGGGTTTCACCCTGAGCACAGCCTGGTGGTCGTTGGCATGGCTGGGCAAGAGGTGCGGTGCGTGGTCCGCACTGACGTGCCGGATTCAGGCACCCCGTCCTCCCCTGGCACCGAAGGCGGCCCGTCCTCCAATAGCGCGCGTGGACGCCAGCGGCACAAAACCGCCGCCTGTGCGGGGCCCAGCGATGAGGACTGCCCGGCCCCAGTGACGCAGACTCACCGCGCCTGCGAATGTCGCATGCGTGCCACGGCGACGAAGATCCGCCGTCGCACCGACAACAACGGCCCGGCTCGTCCCTGGAAACAAGGCGCGAGTAAAGCCGGCGTACCTGGACGGTTGGGCACCAACCCGAACGGGGCACCCGCTGGCATCGCGGCGCTGAATCGGATGCTGCGCTCACGCGGCTGCACTGGCACGCCTCGACCCTCGGATGAGGTCGCGGCCGCGCCGGAGGTGGATCTCGCCCCAGCTGATGGGTCTGTATCCGCGACAGCGGAGCCACCGACGCGGCCCGCCACAGAGACTGCTGCCGAACCAAGCCCGCCTCAGCCAGTCGAAAGCGGCAAGGCCCCCACGCCGATTCGCCGCCTCGGGGGAACGACCGAGATCGCCACGGTGCCGACTGTCGAGTTGGTCAATGACTTCGACGTGATGTACCTGCCTGATCCCGACCAAGATGCGCCGCCAGCGTCGATCTCCTATCCGGACTTGTCCGCGTTCCTGCTTGAGAACGGCTGTGACAGGGCCATCCTCGTAGGCTATGGGGCGAAGAGCCCGGTGAAGCGAGCCGTTGGTCGCTTCGGCACTCGGCTGGCCGCCTGCGGTGTGAAGGTGGTGGCTGGGCTCCGGGTGTGGGGCGACCGTTGGTGGTCTGTGCAGTGCGAGAAGGACGACTGCTGCACTAAACAAGGCAGGCCGATCCCCGAGACCTCGGCGGCGGCGACTTCGCTGATTTCGATGGGCAGTGCTGCTCTGAGCAGCCGGGAAGAGATGGCGGGGCAGTTGCGGCGGGTAGACGAGGAGACCTACCGCCAGGTTCGCAAAGCGACCGGAGAGCTTCTGACCGAGCAGCTTGACGACGTGCGTGACTGGTCGGAGGTGGTGGCCGATGAGATTGCGGCGGTGGGCTTTTGGATGGACCAGAAGCATCTTCCGCCGGTTTCCGATATCGCCGCCTTGTCTTTGTCGCTAGCGGATACTCATGTGCGTGGGGCCGCGCTGGAACGCATTAACCGTGAACCGGGGAGCGGCCGACTGGATCTGTGGGTCTGGTTGGTACGGCATATGGACGACGCTTTCGTGGCGCCCGCAGCGACTTTGGCGGGGTTTTGCGCCTATCGCTTGGGCAATGGAATCTTCGCGACCATGGCGCTGGAGAGGGCATTGCAATCGGATCCGCAGTACAAGCTCGCGGAGATCTTGCTGAAGCTGCTGCGGTCTGGGGTGTCGCCGGAGACTTTGGGGCAGCTCTTGGAAGGGCCGAGTTTGGAGGGGCCGAGTTTGGTGACCTGA
- a CDS encoding thiolase family protein: MSEAVIVAAVRTPLGRRGKALAGIHPVDLGAHVLNAVIARAGVEPEAVDDVMMGCVSQVGEQSWNVGRNAVLAAGWPFEVPATTVDRQCGSSQQTLHMAAAAVESGQAKMVVAAGVESMSRVPMGSSAGSSEGPDGWPYGPSVRRRFAAEPHVNIGVPVPFNQGISAELVAQKYGIDRPRMDAFALSSHQKAQAARSSGAFAAEIAPVGEVHHDEGIRADATLEALAGLKPAFTEDGMVTAGTSSQISDGASAVLVTTEEHARALGLRPIAKFKAATVVGSDPVIMLDGPIAATKQLLEKAKVSIGDVDTYEVNEAFASIPLAWMDAVGADEAKLNPRGGAIALGHPLGASGARLATTMLHHMQAGGAQLGLQTMCEGGGMANACLLELL, encoded by the coding sequence ATGAGCGAAGCGGTAATCGTCGCGGCGGTGCGCACCCCACTGGGGCGGCGCGGCAAAGCGTTGGCGGGTATTCACCCAGTTGACTTGGGTGCCCACGTGCTCAATGCCGTGATCGCCCGGGCCGGGGTTGAGCCTGAGGCGGTGGACGACGTCATGATGGGGTGCGTCTCTCAGGTTGGGGAGCAGTCGTGGAACGTTGGACGCAACGCGGTTTTGGCGGCGGGTTGGCCCTTTGAGGTTCCGGCGACCACGGTCGACCGGCAGTGTGGTTCCAGCCAACAGACGTTGCACATGGCCGCTGCGGCTGTGGAGTCCGGGCAGGCGAAAATGGTGGTCGCCGCCGGGGTTGAGTCGATGTCGCGCGTGCCCATGGGGTCTTCCGCTGGGTCCTCCGAGGGCCCGGATGGCTGGCCTTATGGCCCTTCGGTGCGGCGACGTTTCGCTGCGGAACCACACGTCAACATTGGGGTGCCGGTGCCGTTTAACCAGGGGATTTCAGCTGAGCTGGTGGCGCAAAAGTATGGCATCGACCGTCCGCGCATGGATGCCTTCGCGCTCAGTAGCCATCAAAAAGCCCAGGCGGCTCGTTCTTCGGGGGCGTTCGCGGCCGAGATCGCGCCGGTGGGCGAGGTTCACCACGATGAGGGAATCCGGGCCGATGCGACCTTGGAGGCCTTGGCTGGACTTAAGCCCGCCTTCACGGAGGACGGGATGGTGACGGCCGGGACGTCTTCCCAGATTTCAGATGGAGCCTCGGCGGTGCTGGTCACTACCGAGGAGCACGCGCGCGCTTTGGGGCTGCGACCCATCGCCAAGTTCAAGGCGGCCACGGTGGTCGGCTCTGATCCGGTGATCATGCTCGATGGTCCCATCGCCGCGACGAAGCAGCTACTGGAGAAGGCCAAGGTGTCCATTGGCGATGTGGACACCTACGAGGTCAACGAAGCGTTCGCGTCGATTCCGTTGGCGTGGATGGACGCGGTTGGGGCAGATGAGGCGAAGCTCAATCCGCGCGGGGGAGCGATCGCGTTGGGCCACCCGCTGGGAGCGTCGGGGGCGCGGCTGGCTACGACCATGCTGCATCACATGCAGGCTGGTGGCGCGCAGCTGGGACTGCAGACGATGTGCGAGGGCGGCGGCATGGCCAATGCCTGCTTGCTGGAACTTCTCTGA
- a CDS encoding peptidylprolyl isomerase — MTVATLHTNQGDIKLNLYDNHAPQTVANFVGLAEGSREYVDPKTGQKGAGNYYDGTIFHRVIDGFMIQGGDPTGTGRGGPGYEFGDEFHPDLHFGSPHLLAMANAGPGTNGSQFFITVGPTPHLNGRHTIFGEVADENSKAVVNQIAKTSTGAMDRPNNDIVIERVTIQK, encoded by the coding sequence GTGACTGTAGCTACGCTCCACACCAATCAAGGTGACATCAAACTAAACCTGTACGACAACCACGCACCGCAGACGGTGGCGAACTTCGTCGGACTGGCTGAAGGAAGTCGTGAGTACGTCGACCCCAAGACCGGTCAAAAGGGCGCGGGGAACTACTACGACGGCACCATCTTCCACCGGGTGATCGACGGATTCATGATTCAAGGTGGCGACCCGACCGGAACCGGTCGCGGCGGCCCTGGATACGAGTTCGGCGACGAGTTCCACCCGGACCTTCACTTCGGCTCGCCGCACCTATTGGCAATGGCGAACGCGGGGCCCGGAACAAACGGCTCGCAGTTCTTCATCACCGTGGGACCGACGCCGCACCTCAATGGTCGCCACACCATCTTTGGTGAGGTCGCCGACGAGAACTCCAAAGCCGTGGTCAACCAGATCGCGAAGACATCCACCGGCGCGATGGACCGTCCGAACAACGACATTGTCATTGAGCGCGTTACCATCCAGAAGTAA
- the dnaE gene encoding DNA polymerase III subunit alpha: MLEAAVSQQFVHLHVHTEYSMLDGAAKLKPLFDEADRLGQPAIAMTDHGNMYGAYAFYQAAKKSGVKPILGIEAYLAPHDRFHKKPTFWGEPSQRSDDLSGNGSYTHMTMLARNSTGARNLFKMSSLASFEGYYYKPRMDRQLISEHAAGVTATTGCPGGEVQTRLRLGQIEEAYQAASDYRDIFGKDYYFLELMEHGNSVERRVQNELYELGRKMNLPPLVTNDSHYVTAEQQPAHAALLCVQSGSTLDDPKRFQFEGEGYFLRSAEQMYDLRTDEIWAEGCANTLLVAEQVEDYDEIFAHQDRMPVIDVPEGFDQGSYLRHQVYEGLKKRFPDGVPEGYHERADFELDVIIQTGFPSYFLVVADLIGHAKSIGIRVGPGRGSAAGSLVAYALEITNIDPIPHGLLFERFLNPERVSMPDIDIDFDDRRRGEMITYTMEKYGSDHVAQVITFGTIKTKAAIKDAARVHHGQPGFAIAERITKALPPPVMAVDIPLSGITDPKHERYKEATEVRTLIENDREAGQIFETARGLEGLIRNAGVHACAVILSSDPLVDSIPLWARPDGSIITGWDYPSCEDIGLLKMDYLGLRNLTVIGDAIDAIRANKGDEIDLDTLGTDNTAAYELLARGDTLGVFQLDGGPMRELLKRLKPTNFNDVTAVIALYRPGPMAMNSHNNYADRKNGRQEIEPIHPELAEPLKEILDETYGLIVYQEQIMRIAQKVAGFTMGQADVLRKAMGKKKLDVLEKQYEAFQAGMQSNGFSKEAIKTLWDTVLPFAGYAFNKSHAAGYGLIAYWTAFLKANYPAEYMAGLLTSVGDTKDKAAIYLSECRKMGITVMPPDVNDSRHVFHPVGENIRFGLGAVRNVGANVVSGIIEARESQGEYADFKDFLNKVPVQVCNKRTIESLIKAGAFDSLNHSRRGLAEVHEKAVDAMVSIKKEEARGQFDLFGGMEETTDTLGIDLTIPEHEWDRRDLLAFEREMLGLYVSSHPLNGFERLLSANADRPVAALLGEDIPDGSGVKVAGILQNVAKRVTKQGKLWASATLEDLHGGIEVRFFPNTYELVAHSLADDLVCCVRGKLDRRDGTPQLIAQDLQVLDISGGPESNSGPVTLSLRSQAITPDLIERLSETLKLHQGDSPIHVRLKNGPNVTMLALDDNWRVRPSVELTADLKVLLGAGVIEGA, from the coding sequence ATGTTGGAGGCAGCTGTGTCGCAGCAATTCGTTCACCTGCACGTACACACCGAGTACTCGATGCTGGACGGAGCAGCGAAGCTCAAGCCGCTTTTCGACGAAGCCGATCGCCTCGGTCAGCCCGCGATTGCCATGACCGACCACGGCAACATGTACGGCGCGTACGCCTTTTATCAGGCCGCCAAGAAATCGGGGGTCAAACCGATCCTCGGCATCGAGGCCTACTTGGCACCGCATGACCGCTTCCACAAGAAGCCCACTTTTTGGGGAGAGCCCTCCCAGCGCTCCGACGACCTCTCCGGCAATGGCTCCTACACTCACATGACCATGCTGGCCCGCAATTCCACCGGGGCTCGCAACCTGTTCAAGATGTCGAGCTTGGCTAGCTTCGAGGGCTACTACTACAAACCACGGATGGACCGGCAGCTCATCAGCGAACACGCCGCGGGCGTCACCGCCACGACCGGCTGCCCCGGTGGAGAGGTCCAAACCCGGCTGCGGCTGGGGCAGATCGAGGAGGCCTATCAGGCCGCCAGCGACTACCGAGACATCTTTGGCAAGGACTATTACTTCCTTGAGCTGATGGAACACGGAAACTCCGTGGAACGTCGAGTCCAAAACGAGCTGTACGAGCTGGGCCGCAAAATGAATTTGCCGCCGCTGGTCACCAATGACTCCCACTATGTGACCGCAGAACAGCAGCCAGCCCACGCGGCGCTGTTGTGCGTGCAGTCGGGCTCCACACTGGATGACCCCAAGCGGTTCCAGTTCGAGGGCGAGGGCTATTTTCTGCGCTCCGCCGAGCAAATGTATGACCTGCGTACCGATGAGATTTGGGCCGAAGGCTGCGCCAACACGCTGCTGGTAGCCGAGCAGGTGGAAGACTATGATGAGATCTTTGCCCACCAGGACCGGATGCCAGTCATTGACGTGCCCGAAGGTTTCGACCAGGGGTCGTATCTTCGCCATCAGGTCTATGAGGGCCTAAAGAAGCGCTTCCCCGACGGGGTGCCGGAGGGCTATCACGAGCGGGCTGACTTCGAGCTCGACGTCATCATCCAAACTGGTTTCCCTTCGTACTTCCTGGTGGTCGCCGACCTCATCGGACACGCCAAGAGCATCGGCATCCGCGTGGGTCCCGGCCGTGGTTCGGCGGCCGGTTCGCTGGTGGCCTACGCGCTGGAGATCACTAACATCGACCCCATCCCGCACGGGTTGCTGTTTGAGCGGTTCCTCAACCCCGAGCGCGTGTCGATGCCGGATATCGACATCGACTTCGACGACCGTCGCCGTGGCGAGATGATCACCTACACCATGGAGAAGTACGGGTCCGATCACGTGGCGCAGGTGATCACGTTCGGCACCATTAAGACGAAGGCCGCCATTAAGGACGCCGCGCGCGTCCACCATGGACAGCCGGGTTTCGCCATCGCCGAACGCATCACGAAGGCGCTCCCGCCACCAGTGATGGCAGTGGACATTCCGCTCTCGGGTATCACCGACCCCAAACACGAGCGGTATAAGGAAGCCACAGAAGTACGCACCCTGATTGAGAACGACCGCGAGGCCGGGCAGATTTTTGAGACCGCGCGCGGTCTCGAAGGCCTGATCCGAAACGCCGGGGTCCACGCCTGTGCCGTGATTTTGTCCTCAGACCCGCTGGTGGACTCGATTCCATTGTGGGCACGACCCGATGGGTCAATCATCACTGGCTGGGACTATCCCTCCTGTGAGGACATCGGCCTCCTGAAGATGGACTACCTGGGGTTGCGAAACCTCACCGTCATTGGTGACGCCATCGACGCGATTCGGGCCAACAAGGGCGACGAAATCGATCTGGACACGCTCGGCACCGATAACACGGCCGCCTATGAGCTACTGGCCCGCGGCGACACGCTCGGGGTTTTCCAGCTCGACGGTGGCCCCATGCGGGAGTTGCTCAAACGACTCAAGCCGACGAACTTCAACGACGTCACCGCCGTCATCGCCCTGTACCGCCCCGGCCCCATGGCGATGAACTCTCACAACAACTACGCCGACCGCAAAAACGGTCGGCAGGAGATCGAACCCATTCACCCGGAGCTGGCCGAGCCACTCAAAGAGATCCTTGACGAGACATACGGTCTGATCGTCTACCAAGAGCAGATCATGCGTATCGCGCAAAAGGTCGCCGGGTTCACCATGGGTCAAGCCGACGTGCTGCGTAAGGCCATGGGTAAGAAGAAGCTCGACGTACTGGAAAAGCAGTACGAGGCTTTCCAGGCCGGAATGCAGTCCAACGGGTTCTCCAAAGAGGCCATCAAGACCCTGTGGGACACAGTCCTTCCCTTCGCCGGTTACGCGTTCAACAAATCTCACGCCGCCGGTTACGGCCTGATCGCGTATTGGACGGCCTTTCTCAAGGCCAACTACCCGGCCGAGTACATGGCAGGTCTGCTTACCTCCGTTGGCGACACCAAAGACAAGGCCGCGATCTACCTGTCCGAGTGCCGCAAAATGGGCATCACGGTCATGCCGCCAGACGTCAACGACTCTCGGCACGTGTTCCACCCGGTCGGCGAGAACATCCGATTCGGGCTAGGAGCGGTGCGAAACGTGGGCGCGAACGTGGTCTCGGGCATCATCGAGGCACGAGAGTCGCAAGGCGAGTACGCCGACTTCAAGGACTTCCTCAACAAGGTCCCGGTGCAGGTGTGCAACAAACGCACCATCGAATCACTCATCAAAGCCGGGGCGTTCGACTCGCTAAACCACTCGCGCAGGGGCCTAGCCGAAGTTCACGAGAAGGCCGTCGACGCGATGGTCTCGATCAAGAAAGAAGAGGCCCGCGGACAGTTCGACCTCTTCGGCGGCATGGAGGAGACCACCGACACGCTCGGCATCGACCTGACTATTCCCGAGCATGAGTGGGACCGTCGCGACCTGCTGGCCTTCGAGCGGGAAATGCTTGGTCTATATGTATCCTCGCACCCACTCAACGGCTTTGAACGGCTCTTGTCGGCCAATGCCGACCGCCCCGTGGCGGCTTTGCTGGGCGAGGACATTCCGGACGGCTCGGGCGTCAAGGTCGCGGGGATTTTGCAAAACGTCGCCAAGCGCGTCACCAAGCAGGGAAAGCTGTGGGCCTCGGCGACGCTGGAGGACTTGCACGGTGGCATCGAGGTGCGGTTCTTCCCCAACACGTACGAGCTGGTCGCTCACAGTCTGGCAGACGACTTGGTGTGCTGTGTGCGCGGCAAACTAGATCGCCGTGACGGCACACCGCAGTTGATCGCGCAAGACCTGCAGGTACTCGATATCTCCGGCGGCCCAGAGTCCAATTCCGGCCCGGTCACTCTTTCCCTGCGCTCGCAAGCGATCACCCCCGATCTCATCGAGCGACTCTCCGAGACGCTGAAGCTGCACCAAGGCGATTCACCGATCCACGTGCGGCTCAAGAACGGCCCTAACGTGACGATGCTGGCGCTAGACGACAATTGGCGGGTGCGCCCATCGGTCGAACTCACCGCCGATTTGAAGGTGTTGCTGGGGGCCGGAGTGATCGAAGGCGCCTAA
- a CDS encoding YbhB/YbcL family Raf kinase inhibitor-like protein, with translation MLDRPQSPNPYDFLPSVPKFSVTSADIADGETLAPPQTAQGGNVSPQLSWSGFPAETAAFAITCFDPDAPTASGWWHWMLLNLPVEVTELETGAGVAGANLGGAVQLRNDMGEYSFGGAAPPPGEPFAHRYIFAVHALKQKLDVPVDASCAVGGFNITFNVIGRGLITPIYQGS, from the coding sequence ATGCTCGACCGTCCGCAATCTCCGAATCCGTACGATTTTCTACCTAGCGTCCCGAAATTCTCGGTGACCTCGGCTGACATCGCCGATGGTGAAACTTTGGCCCCACCACAGACCGCCCAGGGCGGCAATGTGTCACCGCAGCTGTCGTGGAGCGGTTTTCCGGCCGAAACCGCCGCGTTCGCCATTACTTGCTTTGACCCGGACGCGCCGACGGCCTCGGGCTGGTGGCACTGGATGCTGCTCAACTTGCCGGTGGAGGTCACCGAACTCGAAACTGGCGCGGGCGTGGCTGGAGCAAATCTCGGCGGTGCGGTGCAACTGCGCAATGACATGGGCGAGTACTCCTTTGGAGGGGCCGCCCCGCCGCCGGGGGAACCATTCGCGCACCGCTATATCTTCGCCGTGCACGCTCTGAAGCAGAAGCTGGATGTACCGGTGGACGCCTCGTGCGCTGTCGGCGGTTTCAATATCACCTTCAACGTGATCGGGCGCGGTCTGATCACCCCGATCTACCAGGGGTCCTAG